Proteins encoded together in one Mycoplasma miroungirhinis window:
- the dnaX gene encoding DNA polymerase III subunit gamma/tau produces MTNNTYKALYRQYRPKNFIEIKGQEHIVQTLKNIILSNKVSHAYLFSGPRGTGKTSIAKIFSSTLNCSHRDLNSIQACEQCSKNVDNNLDIIEIDAASNTGIDDIRNLKENIKNLPTNSKYKIYIIDEVHMLSKSAWNALLKTIEEPPLHVIFILATTDPQKIPLTVLSRVQRFNFKKIENKFIIEQLKYVYEKENIEFEEDAIKLLSKLSNGLMRDALTMADQVSIFSDSKKVTKKDVEMIFGLTSNETIIKLLNFVFYKSLNETLKYNENIFDNGIDTELLIVHILDILKDLIIYKQTKDFTLLINLQPSEIEKLDLDITNSYLILEHFIKLLKDVKYSDTPKQQFEISLIKLYSEIHKDVVEDANDNKNIINHVNNTKTQPQQQTEIPKNDNLNDFLEFEDNKQNIKNIATNNSIEDNWTGLEENISLNELNSQLKNEHINSIPLVEENLNNINNLNIPVVDQQVEHNQIKQINSSNSYAKNINKFLPIDDLANDTIINEQQTNQKINSILYNTQEFVTIQNDLTSEQEIVQDSILNQEESDDVITVSDIFDEQNDYDEKSHFLESIQEPKEIEIDDIINMMLISQKEKHEVNNTNWSVIYKSNILKSLDTDNNPAYDNYKKLFSNIKLVLSSEKFIIFLADYQSIINTYLQYLEEFEFYEYIKSVFSKEICIFVVNRNKLEKASQYWRENRNEISQRKITPVSCNINKKINDNKQNNLKKSQEIFGDMLKIKK; encoded by the coding sequence TTGACTAATAATACTTATAAAGCTTTATACAGACAATATCGACCAAAAAATTTTATAGAAATAAAAGGTCAAGAGCATATCGTTCAAACATTAAAAAATATTATTTTAAGTAACAAAGTTTCACATGCTTATTTATTTAGTGGTCCTAGAGGAACTGGTAAAACATCTATTGCTAAAATTTTTTCTTCTACTTTAAATTGTTCACATCGAGATTTAAATAGTATTCAAGCTTGTGAGCAATGTTCAAAAAATGTAGATAATAATTTAGATATAATTGAAATTGATGCTGCATCTAATACTGGTATAGATGATATTAGAAACTTAAAAGAAAATATTAAAAATTTACCTACTAATTCTAAATATAAAATTTATATTATAGATGAAGTTCATATGTTATCTAAATCTGCATGAAATGCACTTTTAAAAACAATAGAAGAACCACCATTACATGTAATTTTTATTTTAGCAACTACCGATCCTCAAAAAATTCCTTTAACAGTTTTAAGTCGGGTACAAAGATTTAATTTTAAAAAAATTGAAAATAAATTTATTATTGAACAACTTAAATATGTTTATGAAAAGGAAAATATTGAATTTGAAGAAGATGCAATAAAATTATTATCTAAATTAAGTAATGGTTTAATGCGTGATGCATTAACTATGGCTGATCAAGTATCCATTTTTAGTGATTCTAAGAAAGTTACAAAAAAAGATGTGGAAATGATTTTTGGTTTAACTTCTAATGAAACAATAATAAAATTGTTAAATTTTGTTTTTTATAAATCATTAAATGAAACATTAAAATATAATGAAAATATTTTTGATAATGGAATAGATACTGAATTATTAATTGTTCATATTTTAGATATATTAAAAGATTTAATAATTTATAAACAAACAAAAGATTTTACACTTTTAATTAATTTACAACCATCTGAAATTGAAAAGTTAGATTTAGATATAACAAATTCATATTTAATATTAGAACATTTTATTAAACTTCTAAAAGATGTTAAATATTCAGATACACCAAAACAACAATTTGAAATTTCATTAATTAAACTATATAGTGAAATTCATAAAGATGTTGTTGAGGATGCAAACGATAATAAAAATATTATAAACCACGTTAATAATACAAAAACTCAGCCACAACAACAAACTGAAATACCTAAAAATGATAATTTGAATGATTTTTTAGAATTTGAAGATAATAAACAAAATATTAAAAATATAGCTACAAACAATAGTATTGAAGACAATTGAACTGGATTAGAAGAAAATATTTCATTAAATGAATTAAATTCACAACTTAAAAATGAACATATAAATTCAATTCCACTAGTTGAAGAAAATCTAAACAATATTAATAATTTAAATATTCCAGTTGTTGATCAACAAGTTGAACATAATCAAATAAAACAAATAAATTCTTCAAATTCCTATGCAAAAAATATTAATAAATTTTTACCCATTGATGATTTGGCAAATGATACTATAATTAATGAACAGCAAACTAATCAAAAAATTAATTCTATTTTATATAATACACAAGAATTTGTAACTATACAAAATGATTTAACTAGTGAACAGGAAATAGTTCAAGATAGTATTTTAAATCAAGAAGAATCTGATGATGTAATTACTGTGTCTGATATTTTTGATGAACAAAATGATTATGATGAAAAATCTCATTTCTTAGAATCAATTCAAGAACCAAAAGAAATTGAAATTGATGACATTATTAATATGATGTTAATAAGTCAAAAAGAAAAACATGAAGTAAATAATACAAATTGATCAGTTATATATAAAAGTAATATTTTAAAAAGTCTAGACACTGATAATAATCCTGCTTATGATAATTATAAAAAACTATTTTCAAATATAAAATTAGTCTTATCATCTGAAAAATTCATTATTTTTCTAGCAGATTATCAAAGTATAATTAATACTTATTTACAATATTTAGAAGAATTTGAATTTTATGAATATATTAAATCGGTATTTTCAAAAGAAATTTGTATTTTTGTAGTTAATAGAAATAAATTAGAAAAAGCTAGTCAGTATTGAAGAGAAAATCGAAATGAAATTTCACAGAGAAAAATAACCCCTGTAAGTTGTAATATAAATAAAAAAATTAATGATAATAAACAAAATAATCTCAAAAAATCACAAGAAATATTTGGCGATATGTTAAAAATAAAAAAATAG
- the gap gene encoding type I glyceraldehyde-3-phosphate dehydrogenase → MKKTKKIAINGFGRIGRLVFRDIFEDKNIEIVAINDLTSSQTLAHLLKYDTAHKQFNHDIKYNENNIIVDGKEIPIFSEKDPKNLPWKSLDVDVVVEATGRYTTEEGASFHLEAGAKKVIITAPAKGSKNIKTIVYSVNEHILTNEDKIISTASCTTNCLAPIANVLHKEYKIKKGYMTTVHAYTADQNIQDGPHRDLRRARAAAMNIVPTTTGAAKAIGLVIPELAGKMDGIALRVPTVTGSIVDLTLEFEKTPTVQEINELMKKNASESLIFTDEPIVSSDIIGSHGAWFDSLLTNVIEVDGKKIYKVFGWYDNEQGFVSQYVRVLKYVLNLK, encoded by the coding sequence ATGAAAAAAACAAAAAAAATAGCGATTAATGGTTTTGGAAGAATCGGAAGATTAGTATTTAGAGATATTTTCGAAGATAAAAATATTGAAATAGTTGCAATTAATGATTTAACTAGTTCTCAAACATTAGCGCATTTATTAAAATATGATACAGCACATAAACAATTTAATCATGATATAAAATATAATGAAAATAATATTATTGTAGATGGAAAAGAAATTCCTATTTTTAGTGAAAAAGATCCTAAAAATTTACCATGAAAATCACTTGATGTTGATGTTGTAGTAGAAGCAACTGGTCGTTATACAACAGAAGAAGGAGCTTCTTTCCATTTAGAGGCAGGTGCTAAAAAAGTTATTATTACTGCACCAGCAAAAGGTTCAAAAAATATTAAAACTATTGTATATTCAGTAAATGAACATATTTTAACAAATGAAGATAAAATTATTAGCACTGCTTCATGTACTACAAATTGTTTAGCACCTATTGCAAATGTTTTACATAAAGAATATAAAATTAAAAAAGGTTATATGACAACAGTTCATGCTTATACCGCTGATCAAAATATTCAAGATGGACCACACCGTGATTTACGTAGAGCTAGAGCAGCTGCAATGAATATTGTTCCAACAACAACAGGAGCAGCAAAAGCAATTGGTTTAGTAATTCCTGAACTAGCAGGTAAAATGGATGGAATTGCATTAAGAGTTCCTACTGTCACTGGTTCAATTGTTGATTTAACATTAGAATTTGAAAAAACACCAACTGTTCAAGAAATTAATGAATTAATGAAAAAAAATGCTTCTGAATCACTGATTTTCACTGATGAACCTATAGTTTCAAGTGATATTATCGGATCACATGGAGCATGATTTGATTCACTACTTACAAATGTTATTGAAGTAGATGGAAAGAAAATCTATAAAGTATTTGGTTGATACGATAATGAACAAGGTTTTGTAAGTCAATACGTTAGAGTACTAAAATATGTTTTAAATTTAAAATAA
- a CDS encoding DnaD domain protein yields the protein MLYNNFYIEKNYYINESDLENIRILYTPIIGIESVALYHYFLDEFNLVDNPRFQFSFKEITKHLNCDIDILHDAKDKLEAVGLIKCYESPLFKNAIISINKPLALKQFQQSLLAKQLFKLIGEKKYEKIFFSQQLFTLNKEEYINNSKKYTDLFELKDNKNTDLERINNEMEKAQNINININSVNVLKPEQFIKQQTNKEVTVLQKKMIENLINLGFLDEQINLFIDFSLKVNDQIVINYIETIANDYAKKNIMLTNDIKKELDVIIEIKNYSKTKQNISNLY from the coding sequence ATGTTGTACAATAATTTTTATATTGAAAAAAATTATTACATAAATGAATCAGATTTAGAAAATATTCGTATTTTATACACACCTATTATCGGTATTGAATCTGTTGCTCTTTACCATTATTTTTTAGATGAATTTAATTTAGTAGACAATCCTAGATTTCAATTTTCATTTAAAGAAATTACTAAACATTTAAATTGTGATATTGATATTTTACATGATGCAAAAGATAAATTAGAAGCTGTAGGTTTAATTAAATGTTATGAATCACCTTTATTTAAAAATGCAATTATTTCAATAAATAAACCTTTGGCATTAAAACAATTTCAGCAATCGTTATTAGCAAAACAACTATTTAAATTAATCGGTGAAAAAAAATATGAAAAAATATTTTTTTCTCAACAATTATTTACTTTAAATAAAGAGGAATATATTAATAATTCGAAAAAATATACTGATTTATTTGAACTAAAAGATAATAAAAATACAGATTTAGAAAGAATTAATAATGAAATGGAAAAAGCACAAAATATTAATATAAATATAAATAGTGTAAATGTTTTAAAACCTGAACAATTTATAAAACAACAAACAAATAAAGAAGTCACAGTTTTACAAAAAAAAATGATTGAAAATTTAATTAATTTAGGATTTTTAGATGAACAAATTAATTTATTTATTGATTTTTCATTAAAAGTAAACGATCAGATTGTTATAAATTACATAGAAACTATAGCAAATGATTATGCTAAAAAAAATATAATGTTAACTAATGATATTAAAAAAGAATTAGATGTAATAATTGAAATAAAAAACTATTCTAAAACTAAACAAAATATAAGTAATTTATATTAG
- the coaE gene encoding dephospho-CoA kinase (Dephospho-CoA kinase (CoaE) performs the final step in coenzyme A biosynthesis.) — protein sequence MIAIIGKSGVGKSTFLHFLEKQGYKILIVDDLVKKLYQNGNEGYKLIQNHLGSDFVNETEVDKKALVDRIFLQPEFINKIELLIFPLIEKHLENNFYDFVEIPILYKKNGNFRRFFSKVICIDIPEKRRVKNLQIRNVNNKNKIIIDTLNKYFLDDKIVNIYCYKVLSRNFFKKFFKIYFS from the coding sequence ATGATAGCAATCATAGGAAAAAGTGGAGTTGGTAAGTCGACATTTTTACATTTTCTAGAAAAGCAAGGTTATAAGATTTTAATTGTGGATGATTTAGTAAAAAAACTCTATCAAAATGGAAATGAAGGTTATAAATTAATACAAAATCATTTAGGTTCTGATTTTGTTAATGAAACAGAAGTTGATAAAAAAGCACTTGTAGATAGAATTTTTTTACAACCGGAGTTTATTAATAAAATTGAATTATTAATTTTTCCATTAATTGAAAAGCATTTAGAAAATAATTTTTATGATTTTGTAGAAATACCAATTTTATACAAAAAAAATGGTAATTTTAGACGCTTTTTTTCCAAAGTTATTTGTATTGATATTCCCGAAAAAAGAAGGGTAAAAAACTTACAGATAAGAAATGTAAATAACAAGAATAAAATTATAATTGATACTTTAAATAAGTACTTTTTGGATGATAAAATTGTAAATATTTACTGCTATAAAGTTTTATCTCGAAACTTTTTTAAAAAATTCTTTAAAATTTATTTTTCTTAA
- a CDS encoding 5'-3' exonuclease, translated as MKKRVIIIDGTYLVFKSYYGTLYSKQKLETKTGIKTNAIVGFFNTVFKLIKDYHPDQIFFCFDAKGKTFRHEEYLEYKQQRQKAPEDFYTQFLIIKDLLPELNLQSFEQIGFEADDIVASITSKLKENTEIIIYSADQDLNQLIDINVKILKPKNSKLIEVNNDNFFEIYNFYPWQVVDYKSIVGDSSDNFKGIKGIGPKTAIKLLEKYRNVENIYANINLIEKNIQTKFLDYQDNLKRDKYLAQLRYDVPFENIDVLYSFLNVKISNNGLIRLKELELFKITENLKKLEVN; from the coding sequence ATGAAAAAAAGAGTTATTATTATCGATGGAACATATTTAGTTTTTAAAAGTTATTATGGAACATTATATTCAAAACAAAAATTAGAAACTAAAACTGGAATTAAAACTAATGCGATTGTAGGTTTTTTTAATACTGTATTTAAATTAATAAAAGATTATCATCCAGATCAAATTTTCTTTTGTTTTGATGCAAAAGGTAAAACTTTTCGTCACGAAGAATATTTAGAATATAAGCAACAAAGACAAAAAGCACCAGAAGATTTTTATACACAATTTTTAATTATAAAAGATCTATTACCTGAACTAAATTTGCAAAGTTTTGAACAAATTGGATTTGAAGCTGATGATATAGTTGCTTCCATAACTTCAAAATTAAAAGAAAATACTGAAATAATCATATATTCTGCTGATCAAGATTTAAATCAATTAATTGATATTAATGTCAAAATTTTAAAACCTAAAAATAGTAAATTAATCGAAGTAAATAATGATAACTTTTTTGAAATTTATAATTTTTATCCTTGACAAGTGGTTGATTATAAATCAATTGTCGGAGATAGTTCAGATAATTTTAAAGGGATTAAAGGTATTGGACCTAAAACTGCAATTAAATTACTTGAAAAATATCGTAATGTCGAAAATATTTATGCAAATATTAATTTAATAGAAAAAAACATTCAAACTAAATTTTTAGATTATCAAGATAATTTAAAAAGAGATAAATATTTAGCACAATTAAGATATGATGTTCCTTTTGAAAATATAGATGTACTATATTCATTTTTAAATGTCAAAATATCAAATAATGGTCTTATAAGATTAAAAGAATTAGAACTTTTCAAAATCACTGAAAATTTAAAAAAATTAGAGGTAAATTAA
- a CDS encoding AAA domain-containing protein has product MSLYKLIGIYFSIPVQNELIFSLPNLSLFNAEVLSDLKIIINEIEDYCKYFSFKVQENPWWGSKWININQSQKEDIILKLKSLTSLAYDVYDNILNVHTSITFNDQKFALNVKYLKEIFQKILVQKIKINSEIFKINDFDKEIKDYQYTIDKFKTKIELEDKIKNVFNLEILKEDLKKFKEFYLESVDKKIKIFNSKWSFVKSIIKKYSLIKNKTEIQQNIYLLFNYYDIKSELDYVLNNMEYKLKNIDLDILNNTKQSIDLAYTIVKFNTIANFVIDINKLIPIINLDIRYPNEIQETLTKINLFLSNFEYISSNFDENIINFEILSIPQLNLKINNLITYEKDLNNMTRINNSIFKSYNLGLKNFIDVLFSSNMKKSFYDVFLKRFYKMLIDNIIQTYLPEFNDSNLETFRNIFNSIEIEIKKLAKAKIESNLLKNIPSTVGLNSQNIEIKILKSEANKSRNIMPFKKLFEKIPNLLLNLKPCLMMSPLSVSAYLKDSDIIFDTVIFDEASQVRPETAIGAISRAKQIIIVGDTEQLPPTNFFNTIDQEFNDEDVSDDISIKGFDSILSMANIALKTIKLKWHYRSLFEELIYPSNQEIYNNLITFPSKIKPQAFEGINKIYVEGYFIDRRNEIEASKVVETIKTIIDTYGLNSSVGVVTFNQEQEMLIEKKIDKFKQKYPQYSSFFDRNKQDPFFIKNIETVQGDEKEFIIISTVYGPYSTGKIHMRFGPINQENGYKRLNVAFTRAKRGTILVSSLKYEDIDLNRSESRGIKFLKDYFWIAEFGINKLIDKKNNNYQFDSYFEKEVYQELAKIGYKVHTQVGSSGYRIDLAIEDPKNPNSFLLGIECDGASYHSSKTARDRDRLRQEVLEKRGWKIHRIWSTDWFNNKQNQINKLQNVIKDIKTANVKKSSDNNNNLFNSEQQLFKIVKKQEIKIDFLENYEFNEDFLKKHFLHMNSSFNDVYLVIKKVIIELKVVHLDDISKLLNDALHIRSSSTYFKKYFNLILKNLINEDFKLDDKFLISNQIHENDIQFKFGLKRPLDKIHYFEFVNLIVQIVKSVKLINLESLMKTLKSYLLYTSFSSKAKDTLLKIIQKLVDDKFIEYNQQTQIFYIN; this is encoded by the coding sequence ATGAGTTTATATAAACTTATTGGAATTTATTTTAGTATACCTGTTCAAAATGAGTTAATATTTTCATTACCTAATTTATCACTATTTAATGCAGAAGTATTATCTGATTTAAAGATTATTATTAATGAAATTGAAGATTATTGTAAATATTTTAGCTTTAAAGTTCAAGAAAATCCATGATGAGGAAGTAAATGAATTAATATCAATCAAAGTCAAAAAGAAGACATTATTTTGAAATTAAAATCCCTTACTTCTTTAGCTTATGATGTTTATGATAATATTTTAAATGTTCATACATCAATTACTTTCAATGACCAAAAATTTGCATTAAATGTTAAATATTTAAAAGAAATATTTCAAAAAATTCTTGTACAAAAAATAAAAATTAATTCTGAAATTTTTAAGATTAATGATTTTGATAAAGAAATTAAAGATTATCAATATACTATTGATAAATTTAAGACAAAAATTGAACTTGAAGATAAAATTAAAAATGTGTTTAATTTAGAAATTTTAAAAGAAGATCTTAAAAAATTTAAAGAATTTTATTTAGAATCAGTTGATAAAAAAATCAAAATATTTAATTCTAAATGATCTTTTGTAAAATCTATAATAAAAAAATATTCTCTTATTAAAAATAAAACTGAAATTCAACAAAATATTTATTTATTATTTAATTATTATGATATTAAAAGTGAACTAGATTATGTTTTAAATAATATGGAATATAAATTAAAAAATATTGATTTAGATATTTTAAATAATACAAAACAATCAATTGATTTAGCATATACGATAGTAAAATTCAACACCATTGCTAATTTTGTTATAGATATAAATAAATTAATTCCAATAATAAATTTAGATATTAGATATCCAAATGAAATACAAGAAACATTAACAAAAATAAATCTATTTTTAAGTAATTTTGAGTATATTTCTTCAAATTTTGATGAAAATATTATTAATTTCGAAATCTTATCTATCCCTCAATTAAATTTAAAAATTAATAATTTAATTACTTATGAAAAAGATTTAAATAATATGACAAGAATCAATAATTCTATTTTTAAATCATATAATTTAGGCTTAAAAAATTTTATTGATGTTTTATTTAGTTCAAATATGAAAAAATCATTTTATGATGTCTTTTTAAAACGTTTTTATAAAATGCTTATTGATAATATTATTCAAACTTATTTACCAGAATTTAATGACTCAAATCTAGAAACATTTAGAAATATATTCAATAGTATAGAAATAGAAATTAAAAAATTAGCAAAAGCAAAAATTGAATCTAATTTATTAAAAAATATTCCTAGTACAGTTGGTTTAAATAGTCAAAACATAGAAATTAAAATTCTTAAATCTGAAGCTAATAAATCAAGAAATATTATGCCTTTTAAGAAATTATTTGAAAAAATTCCTAATTTATTATTAAATTTAAAACCTTGTTTAATGATGTCTCCTTTGTCTGTTAGTGCATATTTAAAAGATAGTGATATTATTTTTGATACTGTTATTTTCGATGAGGCTTCACAAGTTAGACCTGAAACTGCAATTGGAGCAATTTCTAGAGCTAAACAAATTATTATTGTTGGTGATACTGAACAATTACCTCCAACAAATTTCTTTAATACTATTGACCAAGAATTTAATGATGAAGATGTAAGTGATGATATTTCTATAAAAGGTTTTGATTCAATTTTAAGTATGGCAAATATTGCTCTTAAAACTATTAAATTAAAATGACATTATCGTTCATTGTTTGAAGAATTAATTTATCCTTCTAATCAAGAAATTTATAATAATTTAATTACTTTCCCTTCCAAAATTAAACCTCAAGCATTTGAAGGAATAAATAAAATATATGTTGAAGGATATTTTATTGATCGTCGTAATGAAATAGAAGCTTCGAAAGTAGTTGAAACAATTAAAACGATAATTGATACTTATGGTCTAAATAGTAGTGTAGGTGTTGTTACTTTTAACCAAGAACAAGAAATGTTAATTGAGAAAAAAATCGACAAATTTAAACAAAAATACCCTCAATATAGTTCATTTTTTGATCGAAATAAACAAGATCCATTTTTTATTAAAAACATTGAAACAGTTCAAGGTGATGAAAAAGAATTTATTATCATAAGTACAGTTTATGGTCCTTATTCAACTGGTAAAATTCATATGAGATTTGGTCCTATTAATCAAGAAAATGGTTATAAAAGATTAAATGTAGCATTTACCAGAGCAAAACGAGGAACAATTTTAGTTTCATCATTAAAATACGAAGATATTGATTTAAATCGTAGTGAATCAAGAGGTATTAAGTTTTTAAAAGATTATTTTTGAATAGCTGAATTTGGTATTAATAAATTAATTGATAAAAAAAATAATAATTACCAATTTGATTCTTATTTTGAAAAAGAAGTATATCAAGAATTAGCTAAAATAGGTTATAAAGTTCATACTCAAGTTGGAAGTTCAGGTTATCGTATTGATTTAGCTATCGAAGATCCTAAAAATCCTAATAGTTTTTTATTAGGAATAGAATGTGATGGAGCATCTTATCATTCTTCAAAAACAGCAAGAGATAGAGATAGATTACGTCAAGAAGTTTTAGAAAAACGTGGTTGAAAAATTCATAGAATCTGATCTACTGATTGATTTAATAATAAACAAAATCAAATTAACAAACTACAAAATGTAATAAAAGATATTAAAACAGCTAATGTAAAAAAATCTTCAGATAACAATAATAATTTATTTAACAGTGAGCAACAATTATTTAAAATAGTAAAAAAACAAGAAATAAAAATAGATTTTTTAGAAAATTATGAATTTAATGAAGATTTTTTAAAAAAACATTTCTTACATATGAATAGTTCTTTTAATGATGTTTATTTAGTTATTAAAAAAGTAATTATTGAACTAAAAGTAGTTCATCTAGATGATATTAGCAAATTACTTAATGATGCTTTACATATTCGTTCAAGTTCTACTTATTTTAAAAAATACTTTAATTTAATTTTAAAAAATTTAATAAATGAAGATTTTAAATTAGATGATAAATTTTTAATTTCTAATCAAATTCATGAAAATGATATTCAATTTAAATTTGGTCTAAAAAGACCACTTGATAAAATCCATTATTTTGAATTTGTTAATCTAATAGTACAAATTGTAAAAAGTGTAAAATTAATTAATTTAGAATCTTTAATGAAAACATTAAAGTCTTATTTACTTTATACATCATTTTCATCAAAAGCTAAAGACACATTACTAAAGATTATTCAAAAATTAGTTGATGATAAATTTATTGAATATAATCAACAAACTCAAATTTTTTATATAAATTAA
- a CDS encoding DUF4011 domain-containing protein — protein MLDLTFRNKSLNYNLQTTKSATKLQIISPNIQNLLKLINEKKSVEITNVILEEEQKDEKSILRVYTNDEILSKINEFHSKMFYSNLNWIDQLLILKKINKKYLDFIDEYSINTLFLVIGFLKWKDSTDSDEIFYSPLAFVQTKLISKNTNKNFYCSFDEESILTPNFTLLSKLQFNYGIKFDFDEFDQLENDIDKFNFIKAFLENNFQDNQWDFVDNVYLDTFSFSKINMYADLEQNEQKITENEFIKSISNEEVETKVYDLITEFNVENKIDINEYYHILDSDSSQEVAIQSAIQGESFILQGPPGTGKSHTITNIITELLARNKKILFCIRKKGCFRCCL, from the coding sequence TTACTTGATTTAACATTTAGAAATAAATCATTAAATTACAATTTACAAACAACAAAAAGTGCAACAAAATTACAAATAATTAGTCCTAATATCCAAAATTTATTAAAACTAATTAATGAAAAAAAATCAGTGGAAATTACCAATGTAATTTTAGAAGAAGAACAAAAAGACGAAAAATCAATTTTACGAGTTTATACAAATGATGAAATTCTAAGCAAAATTAATGAATTTCATTCAAAAATGTTTTATTCTAATTTAAATTGAATAGATCAGTTGTTAATTTTAAAGAAAATTAATAAAAAATATCTTGATTTCATCGATGAATATTCAATTAATACATTATTTTTAGTAATTGGTTTTTTAAAATGAAAAGATTCAACTGATAGTGATGAAATTTTTTATTCACCATTAGCTTTTGTGCAGACTAAACTAATTTCCAAAAATACAAATAAAAATTTTTATTGTAGTTTCGATGAAGAATCTATTTTGACTCCTAATTTTACTTTGTTAAGTAAATTACAATTTAATTATGGAATTAAATTTGATTTTGATGAATTTGATCAACTTGAAAATGATATCGATAAATTTAATTTTATTAAGGCATTTTTAGAAAATAATTTTCAAGATAATCAATGAGATTTTGTTGATAATGTTTATTTAGATACATTTAGTTTTTCTAAAATTAATATGTATGCAGATTTAGAACAAAATGAACAAAAAATTACTGAAAATGAGTTCATTAAGTCCATTTCTAATGAAGAAGTAGAAACTAAAGTTTATGATTTAATTACTGAATTTAATGTTGAAAACAAAATCGATATTAATGAGTATTATCATATTTTAGATTCAGATTCTTCACAAGAAGTAGCAATTCAAAGTGCAATACAAGGGGAAAGTTTTATTTTACAAGGTCCTCCTGGTACTGGTAAATCACATACCATTACAAACATAATTACAGAGCTTTTAGCAAGAAACAAAAAAATTCTTTTTTGTATCAGAAAAAAAGGCTGCTTTAGATGTTGTTTATAA